One part of the Maridesulfovibrio sp. genome encodes these proteins:
- the panC gene encoding pantoate--beta-alanine ligase, which translates to MEIISNPQELQTLCLMLRSEGKKIGLVPTMGYFHEGHLSLMDAARKQCDVLIVSLFVNPTQFGENEDLDAYPHDMERDSILAEEHGVDILFAPVRDDMYFDNHSTWVEVPDLAANLCGKSRPIHFRGVATVVTKLFMTAQPHVAVFGQKDWQQLAVIKRMVRDLNIPVDVQGHEIVREDSGLALSSRNVYLTEEEKAVAPNIQKGLQKMRDQVAAGESDAAKLKQDLAAFYAAAIPGSIIDYIEIVHPENINILKKVEDSALCAVALQVGKARLIDNLLIKV; encoded by the coding sequence ATGGAAATAATCAGCAATCCGCAAGAACTTCAGACTCTTTGCCTCATGCTTCGCAGTGAGGGTAAAAAAATTGGGCTAGTGCCGACCATGGGATATTTCCATGAAGGACATTTGAGCCTCATGGACGCAGCCCGCAAGCAGTGTGACGTGCTTATCGTCAGCCTGTTTGTCAATCCGACTCAGTTCGGGGAAAACGAGGATCTGGACGCCTACCCCCATGATATGGAACGGGATTCCATACTGGCTGAGGAACACGGTGTAGACATTCTTTTCGCCCCGGTTCGCGACGATATGTACTTTGACAATCACAGCACATGGGTAGAAGTGCCTGACCTCGCTGCCAACCTGTGCGGCAAATCACGTCCCATCCATTTCCGAGGGGTAGCGACCGTGGTCACCAAACTCTTCATGACCGCCCAACCGCATGTCGCTGTCTTTGGACAGAAAGACTGGCAGCAGCTGGCCGTCATTAAAAGAATGGTCCGCGATCTGAATATTCCTGTGGACGTACAAGGACATGAAATTGTGCGTGAAGATTCAGGTCTGGCGCTCAGCTCCCGCAATGTATATCTGACAGAAGAAGAAAAAGCTGTAGCCCCGAACATTCAGAAAGGATTACAGAAAATGCGCGACCAAGTCGCCGCAGGAGAGTCCGACGCAGCAAAGTTGAAACAGGATCTCGCTGCGTTCTATGCCGCGGCCATTCCCGGCAGCATTATTGATTATATCGAAATTGTGCACCCGGAAAATATCAATATACTTAAAAAAGTGGAAGATTCTGCACTTTGTGCGGTAGCTTTGCAGGTTGGCAAAGCAAGATTGATAGACAATCTGCTTATAAAAGTGTAA
- a CDS encoding cache domain-containing protein: MNPELIEKHEKSLLQAMPNTSNYLKRLTRLDRQWTMATMTGKINCSRIAQTLIDFIIKTQENFSGLKQTLIEILIKENTHKVVQEVSAVAQVVIDILKRNLFERTADVGFLATDDDLVRFLKAPEHTAHEITEIEERLREYRAKYTVYNEIIILDTGSRVCAHLNQDNNITTSRDPLIEETFAADGYVETYRESDLAPGAGKVLIYSQAIKYPDTGEILGILCLIFDFAGEMSGIFNDLADFSSDTILMILDKNGYAIASSDNSNAPAGRIYSMALDEDFQLVNIAGSTYLSKTVRTKGYQDFFGLPWYGHVLQKLETAFTYSEDNSLDANTIREKANFSARLTHVEESSENVLSDLELVVQNGEIMAAKKCIEPDPVEQMEGRALPHILNEIKKIGDQVQNVFQHSTNGLLKLVTASRLHETQFLARLAIDIMDRNLYERANDCRWWALTSDFKSILAKDNIESDDHAQMRKILGYINSLYTVYTNLFIYNRSGKILACSSASESDKEGHTLNAGYVNEALRITDSQLYCVSDFFKTDLYALDGHDRYTYIYNASITAHEDPSRVLGGIGIIFDSEPEFKAMLHDVLPRDAQGEVLDGAEGMFVEPQGKIISSTNPNHKAGEIIKLDPDFKNLKEGESTVKLIEDEGVLYASGCAHSAGYREYKRDGSYKNNVLCIVRVLI, translated from the coding sequence ATGAATCCCGAGTTAATAGAGAAGCATGAAAAATCCCTCTTGCAGGCCATGCCTAATACCTCCAACTATTTAAAAAGACTTACAAGACTTGACCGTCAGTGGACCATGGCCACAATGACAGGCAAGATTAATTGCAGCCGTATAGCCCAGACACTCATAGATTTCATTATCAAAACACAGGAAAACTTCTCCGGCTTGAAACAAACCCTGATCGAAATTCTTATCAAAGAAAACACCCACAAGGTAGTTCAGGAAGTTTCAGCTGTTGCACAGGTTGTCATCGATATCCTTAAAAGGAACCTATTTGAAAGGACAGCCGACGTCGGCTTCCTTGCGACCGATGATGACCTTGTCCGTTTTCTGAAAGCCCCCGAACATACTGCGCATGAAATTACTGAAATTGAAGAAAGGCTGCGGGAGTACCGGGCTAAATATACGGTGTACAATGAAATAATCATACTTGATACCGGAAGCAGAGTCTGCGCCCATCTCAATCAGGACAACAATATCACAACTTCAAGAGACCCCCTGATTGAAGAGACATTCGCTGCTGACGGATATGTCGAAACATACCGAGAAAGTGATCTGGCTCCCGGTGCAGGCAAAGTGCTTATCTATTCGCAGGCCATTAAATATCCAGATACAGGGGAAATTCTGGGCATCCTATGCCTTATCTTCGATTTTGCGGGTGAAATGTCGGGAATATTCAATGACCTTGCAGACTTTTCCAGTGACACAATACTGATGATTCTGGATAAAAACGGATATGCCATTGCTTCCAGTGACAACAGCAATGCTCCGGCAGGCAGAATATACTCCATGGCATTGGATGAAGATTTTCAGCTCGTGAACATAGCCGGATCAACCTACCTTTCCAAAACAGTCAGGACTAAGGGATATCAGGACTTTTTCGGACTGCCATGGTACGGACACGTTTTACAGAAGTTGGAGACAGCGTTTACATACAGCGAAGACAATTCACTTGACGCGAACACCATCCGAGAAAAGGCCAACTTTTCCGCACGGCTTACCCATGTGGAAGAGTCCTCAGAAAATGTACTCTCCGATCTTGAACTGGTTGTCCAGAACGGAGAAATCATGGCCGCTAAGAAATGCATCGAACCGGACCCAGTGGAACAGATGGAAGGACGTGCCCTGCCCCACATTCTTAATGAGATCAAAAAAATAGGAGATCAGGTCCAGAACGTTTTCCAGCACTCCACAAACGGACTGCTAAAACTTGTAACAGCTTCACGACTGCATGAAACTCAGTTTCTGGCCCGGCTGGCCATCGATATCATGGACCGCAACCTTTATGAACGGGCTAACGACTGTCGCTGGTGGGCACTGACCTCGGACTTCAAAAGCATCCTTGCCAAGGACAATATTGAGAGTGACGACCATGCGCAGATGCGCAAAATTCTCGGCTACATTAACAGCCTGTATACAGTTTATACAAACCTGTTCATCTATAATCGGTCCGGGAAAATTCTGGCATGCTCCAGCGCCAGTGAATCAGACAAGGAAGGGCACACGTTGAACGCCGGCTATGTAAATGAAGCACTGAGAATCACAGACTCACAGCTTTATTGCGTTTCAGATTTCTTCAAAACCGACCTCTACGCCTTAGATGGACATGACCGCTACACATACATTTATAACGCATCAATCACTGCGCATGAAGATCCATCCCGTGTACTGGGTGGCATCGGCATCATTTTTGATTCCGAACCTGAATTCAAAGCCATGTTGCATGATGTTCTGCCCCGCGATGCACAGGGGGAAGTTCTTGATGGTGCCGAGGGAATGTTTGTGGAACCGCAAGGTAAAATAATATCCAGCACCAACCCGAACCACAAAGCGGGTGAGATAATCAAACTTGACCCAGATTTCAAAAATCTGAAAGAAGGCGAATCCACTGTTAAACTGATTGAAGACGAAGGTGTGCTCTACGCATCAGGCTGCGCCCACTCTGCCGGATACCGTGAGTATAAGCGAGATGGAAGCTATAAAAACAATGTGCTTTGTATTGTGCGGGTCTTGATTTAA
- the metK gene encoding methionine adenosyltransferase, protein MISSKGKYFFTSESVTEGHPDKVADQISDAILDCLLEQDPNSRVACETLVTTGMAFIAGEISTAGYADFPAIVRDTIREIGYVHSDMGFDADTCAVISSIDKQSVDIAQGVDRNTPESQGAGDQGMMFGFACKETDTLMPAPIYWAHKLSRKLTEVRKNATLDYLRPDGKTEIAFEYLDGKPIRIADVVIAAQHDDGIEQEQIYEDIKREVVLATLPEGMVDDATKIYINTTGRFVIGGPMGDCGLTGRKIINDTYGGMGNHGGGAFSGKDPSKVDRSGAYMARYIAKNIVAAGLAERAEVQVAYAIGVAEPVSVLATSHGTGEVSDETLTKAVKEVFDLRPYYISERLDLRRPIYKPSACYGHFGRNNPNFTWEKTDAADDLRTACKI, encoded by the coding sequence ATGATCAGCAGCAAAGGCAAGTACTTTTTTACCTCTGAATCAGTAACCGAAGGTCACCCCGATAAAGTGGCTGACCAGATTTCCGACGCAATCCTCGACTGCCTGCTTGAGCAGGACCCCAACTCCCGCGTCGCTTGTGAAACTCTGGTAACTACCGGCATGGCATTCATCGCCGGTGAAATATCCACTGCCGGATACGCCGACTTCCCCGCTATCGTTCGCGACACCATCCGTGAAATCGGCTACGTACACTCCGACATGGGCTTCGACGCTGATACTTGTGCTGTTATTTCTTCTATCGATAAGCAGTCCGTTGACATCGCGCAGGGTGTTGACCGCAATACCCCTGAAAGTCAGGGCGCAGGTGACCAGGGTATGATGTTCGGTTTCGCATGCAAAGAAACCGATACTCTCATGCCTGCTCCCATTTACTGGGCCCACAAACTTTCCCGCAAACTGACTGAAGTCCGCAAAAACGCGACTCTCGATTACCTCCGTCCTGACGGAAAAACCGAAATCGCTTTCGAATACCTTGATGGCAAACCGATCCGCATCGCTGACGTTGTTATTGCTGCACAGCACGATGACGGCATTGAACAGGAACAGATTTACGAAGACATCAAACGTGAAGTTGTTCTGGCAACCCTGCCTGAAGGCATGGTTGACGATGCAACCAAAATCTACATCAACACCACCGGCCGTTTCGTAATCGGCGGTCCTATGGGTGACTGCGGCCTGACCGGTCGTAAAATCATCAACGACACCTACGGCGGCATGGGTAACCACGGCGGCGGTGCTTTCTCCGGTAAAGACCCGTCCAAAGTAGACCGCTCCGGCGCATACATGGCTCGCTACATCGCTAAGAACATCGTAGCTGCCGGCCTTGCCGAGCGCGCTGAAGTTCAGGTTGCATACGCAATCGGTGTTGCAGAACCTGTTTCTGTTCTGGCTACCTCCCACGGTACCGGCGAAGTCTCCGACGAAACCCTGACCAAAGCAGTCAAGGAAGTATTCGACCTGCGCCCCTACTACATCTCCGAACGTCTTGACCTCCGTCGTCCCATCTACAAGCCTTCCGCTTGTTACGGACACTTCGGTCGCAACAACCCCAACTTCACTTGGGAAAAAACTGACGCTGCAGATGATCTCAGAACTGCCTGCAAAATCTAA
- a CDS encoding SHOCT domain-containing protein codes for MEFISALGSWCSGPGFGHGAGYGMSGWMPFHFGGIVQLIIVGLIIYFTARMFRKPDTGPGTLSANDILKKRYAAGEIDEETYIRMKDELK; via the coding sequence ATGGAATTTATCAGTGCATTGGGAAGTTGGTGTAGCGGACCCGGATTTGGACATGGTGCCGGGTATGGAATGAGCGGGTGGATGCCTTTTCATTTCGGGGGAATAGTACAGTTAATCATAGTTGGTCTGATCATTTATTTTACTGCGCGAATGTTCCGTAAGCCGGATACCGGCCCGGGAACACTTTCTGCAAACGACATTTTAAAGAAGCGTTACGCAGCAGGCGAGATAGACGAGGAAACCTACATCCGTATGAAGGATGAATTGAAGTAA
- a CDS encoding ParB/RepB/Spo0J family partition protein, which yields MIDSSICNVSPAEIDCSGPWLIYPETPAEKLIPSFRKHGQLVPVLAVHESGRTLLIAGRTRVSAASMLGMDVLVRYIDASDDISKIVLHLEENATRLMDDSLKLDVVRYFSTRVDASELAKTVAPLLSIKPKSRDMQFWVDWMDLEPQYDEFLKLGHIPLAAVSVLSKLNGDEREALRRFFEKLSWSRSNAVNFLTWLYETSRRENKAVSELLAAPEFESAGESESPKDAVARFCKAAKELRYPKLSELEKMHNKIVSDICAGTKWRVEPVGSFETGEVMIQTRFKNREMMQKAMADLESIAKFSGWEDLFELGRDK from the coding sequence TTGATTGATTCCAGTATTTGCAATGTCTCCCCGGCCGAAATAGATTGCTCCGGTCCATGGCTTATCTATCCTGAAACCCCGGCAGAAAAACTGATTCCATCGTTCAGGAAGCATGGTCAGCTTGTGCCTGTTCTAGCAGTGCATGAATCCGGCAGAACTCTGCTTATTGCCGGTAGGACAAGGGTTTCTGCGGCTTCTATGCTTGGAATGGACGTTTTGGTTCGTTATATAGATGCTTCTGATGACATTTCAAAAATCGTGTTACATCTTGAAGAAAACGCCACGCGTTTGATGGACGATTCTCTGAAGTTGGATGTGGTGCGTTATTTCAGCACCCGTGTTGATGCTTCTGAATTGGCAAAAACGGTAGCCCCGCTGCTCTCCATAAAGCCCAAGTCCCGCGACATGCAATTCTGGGTTGATTGGATGGATCTTGAACCGCAATATGATGAATTTCTCAAACTCGGCCACATTCCCTTAGCAGCTGTTTCTGTTCTTTCCAAATTGAATGGAGATGAACGCGAAGCACTTCGCAGATTTTTTGAAAAGTTGAGCTGGTCGCGATCTAATGCGGTTAATTTCCTGACATGGCTCTATGAGACTTCGCGCCGGGAGAACAAGGCAGTAAGTGAATTGTTGGCCGCACCTGAATTTGAATCTGCAGGGGAGAGCGAATCTCCAAAGGATGCTGTGGCCCGATTCTGCAAGGCAGCAAAAGAACTGCGTTATCCGAAGCTTAGTGAGCTGGAGAAGATGCACAACAAGATCGTTTCCGATATCTGTGCCGGAACCAAGTGGCGGGTTGAGCCTGTGGGTAGCTTTGAGACAGGGGAGGTCATGATCCAGACCCGTTTCAAGAATCGCGAGATGATGCAGAAAGCCATGGCTGATCTGGAATCAATCGCTAAATTCAGCGGCTGGGAAGATTTATTTGAGCTTGGTAGGGATAAGTAG
- a CDS encoding spore photoproduct lyase family protein: protein MGNDFMLPDHLKGIEKIYIDRSMQDVPLTDRVLSRMPDLPVEIVDPDNFPHGELGGKQSLYLKEYKGRFLRFCPGTRYYHCCGYRIIHIGEGCPMACSYCILQAYFQDNVLKVWANQNDLFDELGKAFSADISTRYRVGTGEFTDSLALEAVTGYSRDLVEFLGDYSNVCLELKSKIIDLSWMDVVKRTDRLLPAWSLNAPFVNEHEEFGVSTLKERLAAARICAEAGFRVCLHFDPIIRFDGWREGYAEIIDMIFDYVKPEQIAYFSLGSFRHMPHLKPIIEKNFPETTYIYDEFITGNDNKMRLLRPLRLRQFKFIVDRLRKHGMDKQLYFCMESTENWQDVFGYTPKDLGGLGKHLMQQAFND, encoded by the coding sequence ATGGGTAATGATTTCATGCTTCCCGATCATCTTAAGGGAATAGAAAAAATATACATAGACCGTTCCATGCAGGACGTTCCGCTGACGGATCGCGTGCTTTCCCGCATGCCGGACCTTCCGGTAGAGATCGTTGACCCGGATAACTTCCCGCATGGGGAGTTGGGCGGAAAACAATCTCTTTATCTTAAAGAGTACAAGGGCAGGTTTTTGCGGTTTTGTCCCGGAACCCGTTACTATCATTGCTGCGGCTACCGTATTATCCATATCGGTGAGGGCTGCCCCATGGCCTGCTCTTATTGTATTTTACAGGCTTACTTTCAGGATAATGTGCTCAAAGTCTGGGCCAATCAGAATGATCTTTTTGATGAGCTTGGAAAAGCTTTCTCCGCGGATATTTCTACTCGCTACCGGGTTGGAACCGGTGAATTTACCGATTCACTGGCTCTTGAAGCAGTAACGGGATACAGCCGGGATTTAGTTGAATTTCTAGGTGATTATTCAAATGTCTGCCTTGAGCTCAAGTCCAAGATTATCGATCTCTCGTGGATGGATGTGGTTAAGAGAACAGACCGACTTCTTCCGGCATGGTCTCTCAATGCCCCGTTTGTGAACGAGCATGAAGAGTTCGGTGTTTCCACCCTAAAGGAACGTCTTGCAGCCGCTCGTATCTGCGCAGAGGCTGGATTCCGCGTCTGTCTTCATTTTGACCCAATCATCCGTTTTGATGGCTGGCGTGAGGGGTATGCGGAAATTATCGACATGATTTTTGATTATGTGAAACCGGAGCAGATAGCTTATTTCAGCTTAGGTTCATTCAGGCATATGCCGCATCTCAAACCTATCATTGAGAAGAATTTTCCGGAAACAACATATATCTATGATGAGTTTATTACCGGGAATGATAACAAAATGCGTCTGCTGCGTCCTTTGCGTTTGCGCCAGTTTAAATTCATAGTCGACCGTCTGCGCAAACACGGTATGGATAAACAGCTTTACTTCTGTATGGAATCTACCGAGAACTGGCAGGATGTTTTCGGCTACACCCCCAAGGACCTAGGCGGACTTGGTAAGCATCTTATGCAGCAGGCATTTAACGATTGA
- a CDS encoding transporter substrate-binding domain-containing protein — MKYLRPLLTIIAFVLLPCFAQDSDAETYRVMRYAEFLPPYYFAESHFQKGIVLDLFSAIARETGDTFEFVHVPYKRALYKFDSGAIDIEPMSNPKWRKNAAVLGCYSIPFAVSEQVVVFNAQHSLSSGFPEDLLGKTLGTVMGYTYPMFGPYFKDGRIRKYELRNETKLIEMLLADRIHQAVMNKDFALYMAKIHGTKGKLVISEPCNRVEMMIRVHPSKKHALPRFNKAIKKLLADGTIDKIYAQYR; from the coding sequence ATGAAATATTTAAGGCCATTGTTAACTATTATCGCTTTTGTTTTATTGCCTTGCTTTGCTCAGGATAGCGATGCTGAAACTTATAGAGTCATGCGATATGCTGAGTTTCTACCTCCTTATTATTTTGCCGAATCCCATTTTCAAAAAGGGATTGTTCTGGATCTTTTTTCTGCTATTGCCCGTGAAACAGGTGACACCTTTGAGTTTGTACACGTTCCTTATAAACGTGCTCTATATAAATTTGATTCCGGTGCTATTGATATAGAGCCTATGTCCAATCCCAAATGGAGAAAGAATGCCGCTGTATTAGGATGCTATAGCATTCCTTTTGCCGTGTCTGAGCAGGTAGTCGTATTTAATGCGCAGCATTCGCTATCCTCCGGCTTTCCGGAAGATCTACTGGGAAAAACATTAGGGACAGTTATGGGTTATACTTATCCTATGTTCGGGCCGTATTTTAAAGATGGGCGTATTAGAAAATATGAACTTCGTAATGAAACCAAGCTGATTGAGATGCTGCTTGCAGATCGTATTCATCAGGCTGTGATGAATAAAGATTTCGCCTTGTATATGGCCAAGATACACGGCACAAAGGGTAAGCTGGTGATCAGTGAACCATGCAATAGGGTCGAAATGATGATCCGGGTTCATCCCAGCAAGAAACACGCGTTGCCCAGATTCAACAAGGCTATAAAGAAGCTGCTTGCGGATGGTACAATTGATAAAATTTATGCCCAATATCGCTAG
- a CDS encoding bacteriohemerythrin: protein MHLIKFLFWAILPAFTTLLLATAPDLSNNATWRMTISITAFFSTAVLYFVLKNEIAKPLEKVYSFFESHKKSQPGHDLNKGITLADIHPLLESGFEECNRELAAAREELANKQSIINTLKSEVQLLQNSIHDKGNTLRSIQDKAHKSQAISTEIFHGINEVTSHVKLVSSEINTQQSRIEIAAGAMEEMNHSVIAIAENAALAATSSDDSKQLAMSGAEEITTAMKSFGNINNRAASLEKSMGQLGEHAESIGQIMEIITDIADQTNLLALNAAIEAARAGEAGRGFAVVADEVRKLAEKTMDATKNVGEAVTKIQHFSRTNIDAVGLMAQEIMSSTESFNKSGEQMGEIVSIVNETNTQVQSIATASVEQSSTSDEINRTISSVAEFARMTSERMSAAHDLLTQMNTNIEEMDSIIHMMSVGESSQSGPSRKIEWSDEFSVGVAEIDRHHKDLVVLVNRFSEAVEQEAEHEIIEEVAKELMAYTQKHFTFEESLFDKHGYCDAEHHKKLHRNFIEQVLKFKQEVEAGGGRTAGDLVRFLKDWVIKHILVVDAKYSIYMKENGIK from the coding sequence ATGCATCTAATCAAATTTCTTTTCTGGGCCATACTGCCGGCTTTCACAACACTTCTCCTCGCCACAGCACCAGACCTTTCAAACAATGCAACATGGCGAATGACCATTTCTATCACAGCTTTCTTTTCAACCGCGGTTCTGTATTTTGTTCTAAAAAATGAAATCGCTAAACCGCTGGAGAAGGTCTACTCTTTTTTTGAATCACACAAAAAATCACAACCGGGTCACGACTTAAACAAAGGGATCACCTTAGCAGACATACATCCATTACTAGAATCAGGATTTGAAGAATGCAACAGGGAGCTTGCTGCTGCACGGGAAGAGCTTGCAAACAAACAGAGCATAATCAATACCCTTAAATCAGAAGTGCAACTGCTCCAGAACTCTATCCACGATAAAGGCAACACTTTGCGGAGTATACAGGACAAGGCACATAAATCACAGGCTATTTCCACTGAAATATTTCACGGGATCAACGAAGTAACCTCCCATGTAAAATTAGTCAGTTCCGAGATAAACACCCAGCAGAGCCGTATAGAAATAGCCGCAGGGGCAATGGAAGAAATGAACCACAGTGTCATTGCCATTGCCGAAAATGCGGCTTTAGCTGCAACAAGTTCCGATGATTCAAAACAACTGGCCATGTCCGGTGCGGAAGAAATTACGACTGCGATGAAATCATTCGGCAATATAAACAACAGAGCCGCTTCACTGGAAAAAAGCATGGGCCAGCTGGGAGAACATGCTGAATCCATCGGGCAGATCATGGAGATAATTACTGACATTGCAGACCAAACCAACCTTCTGGCACTGAATGCAGCCATTGAAGCTGCAAGGGCTGGAGAAGCTGGACGCGGATTCGCCGTAGTGGCTGATGAAGTCCGCAAGCTGGCGGAAAAAACAATGGATGCGACTAAAAATGTCGGCGAAGCAGTTACCAAAATACAACATTTCTCGCGCACTAATATTGATGCAGTGGGGCTTATGGCACAGGAGATTATGAGTTCCACAGAATCCTTCAACAAGTCCGGCGAGCAAATGGGAGAAATTGTTTCCATAGTCAATGAGACGAATACGCAGGTACAATCCATAGCAACCGCCAGCGTGGAGCAGTCTTCCACATCTGATGAAATCAATAGAACAATAAGCAGCGTGGCAGAGTTTGCCAGAATGACTTCGGAGAGGATGTCAGCCGCACATGACTTATTAACGCAGATGAATACCAACATTGAAGAAATGGATTCTATTATCCACATGATGTCAGTTGGAGAAAGCAGCCAGAGCGGTCCCAGCAGAAAGATTGAATGGTCTGATGAATTTTCTGTGGGTGTAGCCGAAATTGACAGGCACCATAAAGACCTTGTTGTTCTGGTAAACAGATTCAGTGAAGCAGTAGAACAGGAAGCGGAACATGAGATAATTGAAGAAGTGGCCAAAGAATTGATGGCCTATACCCAGAAACACTTCACATTCGAAGAAAGCCTTTTTGATAAGCATGGGTACTGTGATGCTGAGCACCACAAAAAATTGCATCGTAATTTTATTGAACAGGTGCTTAAATTCAAACAGGAAGTTGAAGCGGGCGGAGGAAGAACCGCAGGCGATTTAGTCCGGTTCCTGAAAGACTGGGTTATTAAGCACATCCTTGTGGTCGATGCCAAATACTCCATCTACATGAAAGAAAACGGGATAAAGTAG